From Magnolia sinica isolate HGM2019 chromosome 13, MsV1, whole genome shotgun sequence, one genomic window encodes:
- the LOC131223024 gene encoding uncharacterized protein LOC131223024 isoform X2 produces the protein MKLKQLEGYIGNLNQFSNPKIDLEQYPTGAHIASRLLYTAENTFGDISGKVVADFGCGCGTLGIAGALLGAEHVVGIDIDSQSLEIASLNAADLELDINLIWCDIKNLKWRGKIVDTVVMNPPFGTRKKGSDMDFLFMALKVASQAVYSLHKTTTRDHVRRAALRDFNAKSAEVLCELRFDVSQLYKYHKKKEVDIAVDLWRFVP, from the exons atgaagctgaAGCAGTTAGAAGGCTATATCGGGAATCTCAACCAATTCTCCAATCCAAAG attGATCTCGAACAGTATCCGACAGGAGCACACATCGCGTCCCGGTTGCTTTATACG GCAGAGAATACATTTGGAGATATAAGTGGCAAGGTGGTAGCAGACTTTGGTTGTGGTTGTGGTACATTGGGTATTGCAGGTGCTCTTTTGGGTGCCGA ACATGTGGTTGGCATTGACATTGATTCTCAATCTTTAGAAATTGCTTCATTAAATGCTGCAGATCTTGAG TTGGACATAAATCTTATCTGGTGTGACATCAAAAATTTAAAATGGAGAG GcaaaatagtcgacactgttgtAATGAATCCTCCATTCGGGACTCGGAAAAAAGGTTCCGACATGGATTTTCTCTTTATGGCTTTGAAG GTTGCCTCTCAAGCAGTCTATTCATTGCATAAGACTACGACAAGAGAT CATGTGAGACGAGCAGCCTTACGTGATTTCAATGCTAAAAGTGCCGAGGTTTTGTGCGAG CTTCGGTTCGACGTGTCACAACTGTACAAGTACCACAAGAAGAAAGAGGTTGATATTGCTGTTGATCTTTGGAGATTTGTTCCCTGA
- the LOC131223024 gene encoding uncharacterized protein LOC131223024 isoform X3 — MKLKQLEGYIGNLNQFSNPKIDLEQYPTGAHIASRLLYTAENTFGDISGKVVADFGCGCGTLGIAGALLGAEHVVGIDIDSQSLEIASLNAADLELDINLIWCDIKNLKWRVFNIVCTLSQALGPKFTSSKIVDTVVMNPPFGTRKKGSDMDFLFMALKVASQAVYSLHKTTTRDLRFDVSQLYKYHKKKEVDIAVDLWRFVP; from the exons atgaagctgaAGCAGTTAGAAGGCTATATCGGGAATCTCAACCAATTCTCCAATCCAAAG attGATCTCGAACAGTATCCGACAGGAGCACACATCGCGTCCCGGTTGCTTTATACG GCAGAGAATACATTTGGAGATATAAGTGGCAAGGTGGTAGCAGACTTTGGTTGTGGTTGTGGTACATTGGGTATTGCAGGTGCTCTTTTGGGTGCCGA ACATGTGGTTGGCATTGACATTGATTCTCAATCTTTAGAAATTGCTTCATTAAATGCTGCAGATCTTGAG TTGGACATAAATCTTATCTGGTGTGACATCAAAAATTTAAAATGGAGAG TTTTCAATATAGTTTGCACGCTTTCCCAAGCTTTGGGACCCAAGTTTACTTCCA GcaaaatagtcgacactgttgtAATGAATCCTCCATTCGGGACTCGGAAAAAAGGTTCCGACATGGATTTTCTCTTTATGGCTTTGAAG GTTGCCTCTCAAGCAGTCTATTCATTGCATAAGACTACGACAAGAGAT CTTCGGTTCGACGTGTCACAACTGTACAAGTACCACAAGAAGAAAGAGGTTGATATTGCTGTTGATCTTTGGAGATTTGTTCCCTGA
- the LOC131223026 gene encoding uncharacterized protein LOC131223026, whose translation MMPESVLSSRRSPPSPKEGDEDDESKTRKTSSFSSFPIIKYVSNHIPKMGSTATILSLFLLLLLLIFASVLFKSRNLVCISPYDSYHSRMNPFVNLDGLSSDFGSLGVPWCRSKLGRVVEWTSKDLLKGLEEFVPIYETRPIKNNMFGMGFDHSFGLWFIAHWLKPDLMIESGAFKGHSTWVLRQAMPDTPIVSLSPRHPVKYLKKGPAYVDGNCTYYAGKDFVDFGSMDWRPVMKKHGISDLSRVLVFFDDHQNELKRLKQALKAGFRNLVFEDNYDTGTGDHYSLRQICDQNYIRGGGHSCFRDGDEARIRMMRSKFWEKAVDVDELCGKGDAWWGVRGEMRDDFNHSNKVISYADHFQNSRFVESVLDVYWELPPVAGPSLTHQMRYDPARTPDPIVEDGRYGLFQRLGLARLETSVFNGYTQMVYLQISPPGS comes from the exons ATGATGCCGGAAAGCGTGCTTTCTTCTCGAAGAAGTCCACCATCTCCCAAAGAAGGAGACGAAGACGACGAATCCAAGACAAGGAAAACCTCATCATTCTCTTCCTTTCCCATCATCAAGTACGTGAGCAACCACATCCCTAAAATGGGCTCGACGGCCACGAtcctctccctctttctcctcctcctcctgctCATCTTCGCATCTGTCCTCTTCAAATCTCGCAATCTCGTCTGCATTTCCCCTTACGATTCATACCACTCCCGCATGAATCCCTTCGTCAACCTCGACGGCCTCAGTTCTGATTTCGGATCCCTCGGCGTCCCTTGGT GCAGATCGAAACTCGGAAGAGTGGTCGAATGGACATCGAAGGATCTTCTCAAGGGCTTGGAAGAGTTCGTCCCCATATATGAAACCCGGCCGATAAAAAACAACATGTTTGGGATGGGCTTTGACCACAGCTTTGGGCTCTGGTTCATTGCCCATTGGCTCAAACCTGATTTGATGATTGAGAGTGGTGCTTTCAAGGGGCATTCCACTTGGGTTCTCCGGCAAGCGATGCCAGATACGCCGATTGTGTCCCTCTCACCTAGGCACCCTGTGAAGTACCTGAAGAAGGGGCCTGCTTATGTTGATGGAAATTGCACTTACTATGCTGGAAAGGATTTTGTTGACTTCGGAAGCATGGACTGGAGACCTGTGATGAAGAAACATGGTATTTCAGATCTCAGTCGGGTGCTTGTCTTCTTCGATGATCATCAAAACGAGCTAAAAAG ATTGAAACAGGCGTTGAAAGCTGGCTTCCGGAATCTTGTCTTTGAGGATAACTATGATACTGGAACTGGAGATCATTATTCCTTGAGGCAGATATGTGATCAGAACTACATAAGAG GTGGTGGACATAGTTGCTTTAGAGATGGTGATGAAGCCAGGATAAGGATGATGAGGAGTAAGTTCTGGGAAAAGGCAGTGGACGTAGACGAGCTATGTGGGAAGGGGGATGCATGGTGGGGCGTTAGAGGGGAGATGCGGGATGATTTTAACCACAGTAACAAGGTGATTTCTTATGCGGATCATTTTCAAAACAGTAGGTTTGTGGAGTCGGTGCTAGATGTCTATTGGGAGCTCCCCCCGGTGGCTGGTCCTTCCCTTACTCATCAAATGAGATATGATCCTGCCCGCACTCCTGATCCCATTGTCGAAGATGGAAGGTATGGCTTGTTCCAGAGGCTCGGTTTAGCGCGGCTTGAGACTTCTGTATTCAATGGATACACGCAGATGGTTTATCTTCAAATATCTCCACCTGGCTCTTAA
- the LOC131223024 gene encoding uncharacterized protein LOC131223024 isoform X1 → MKLKQLEGYIGNLNQFSNPKIDLEQYPTGAHIASRLLYTAENTFGDISGKVVADFGCGCGTLGIAGALLGAEHVVGIDIDSQSLEIASLNAADLELDINLIWCDIKNLKWRVFNIVCTLSQALGPKFTSSKIVDTVVMNPPFGTRKKGSDMDFLFMALKVASQAVYSLHKTTTRDHVRRAALRDFNAKSAEVLCELRFDVSQLYKYHKKKEVDIAVDLWRFVP, encoded by the exons atgaagctgaAGCAGTTAGAAGGCTATATCGGGAATCTCAACCAATTCTCCAATCCAAAG attGATCTCGAACAGTATCCGACAGGAGCACACATCGCGTCCCGGTTGCTTTATACG GCAGAGAATACATTTGGAGATATAAGTGGCAAGGTGGTAGCAGACTTTGGTTGTGGTTGTGGTACATTGGGTATTGCAGGTGCTCTTTTGGGTGCCGA ACATGTGGTTGGCATTGACATTGATTCTCAATCTTTAGAAATTGCTTCATTAAATGCTGCAGATCTTGAG TTGGACATAAATCTTATCTGGTGTGACATCAAAAATTTAAAATGGAGAG TTTTCAATATAGTTTGCACGCTTTCCCAAGCTTTGGGACCCAAGTTTACTTCCA GcaaaatagtcgacactgttgtAATGAATCCTCCATTCGGGACTCGGAAAAAAGGTTCCGACATGGATTTTCTCTTTATGGCTTTGAAG GTTGCCTCTCAAGCAGTCTATTCATTGCATAAGACTACGACAAGAGAT CATGTGAGACGAGCAGCCTTACGTGATTTCAATGCTAAAAGTGCCGAGGTTTTGTGCGAG CTTCGGTTCGACGTGTCACAACTGTACAAGTACCACAAGAAGAAAGAGGTTGATATTGCTGTTGATCTTTGGAGATTTGTTCCCTGA